A segment of the Pseudomonas serboccidentalis genome:
TTGCTTGATCTTAATAAGATTAATGTTTTGAAAATGCTCAAGCTGGAGTTCGGCAAAAGCTTGGGTCTTTCAAATAACTCACAATTCAATCAAGAGATGAATCGGCTTCGTCCCCGATTGAACGAAATGACAGAAGAAGTTATTCGGCTGACTAGTGAGATGGCGCGTGAGTGGGATGTTTTGCTCTCGAGATTCAGGGTGTTATCGCTCACTACTAAGCCAGATAATATTTTGATGTGGTCTCACTACGCAAATTACCATAAAGGTGCAGTACTAAAATTTAAGTCGAAAGCGCCCGCATTTAAAAGTGCACTAAAAGTTAAGTATGGCGGTGGTGAGAAGTTGATGTCTATGTTCTTGACGGCTGCAACCACCGATCTCGCTCGATCTATTAGTCAAGGCAGGCCTGAGTCTGAGGTCGATAAGTTAGCCGCGCAGATGTCGACCAAGAACTTAGAGCTACTGTTTAGGTATTTGCTCATCAAACGAGACGAATGGGCGTACGAGCAGGAGTATCGCGTGATCCTGAGTGTAGATAGTCCTGAAGTAACCCAAAAGCCTGAATGTAATCTAGACACTGTGTCTTTTGCGGCAGAGGATTTGAGCGAAATTATCTTTGGTGTCAATACTCCTGCCAAAGAGATGCAAAACGTCGAGAACTTGGTCCAACTTCGCTTCCCAGATGTGAGAATAACAAGGGCGCAGAAACGTGGCCTCGATTTATTTTTTACCGATGGGGCTCAAGCTTAAGTGGGTTCATCCCACCATCTCACGGTACTTTGGCTTGAGATAATGGGGTAGGGTGTATAGGCCATATACTGGGAAAAATAAATTTTCCTTAGATTGGTCGTGAAATCAGGAAGGTGGAATGCCTGACGGCAGAGCAGCGGTGGTAGATCATCGATTACTGCTAGTGCCGGTTGGGAGTTGATACAGATCTGGATATTCGTGCTGAAGTCGAGATGTTCCGGAAAAAGATTTTTCAGCTCAGGGGGGATCTGTTTTATGACAATAAATTCGCTACTGTTTTTTGCGGTCAACAGTATGTCCTTGAAATCGGATTGCGAAATAACTGTTGTTTCGCCCGGTAAGAGGGTAACTCCTAAAATGATGATTTTTTATGATGCTGTACTGATGCAGCTATGGCAAAAATTTTGACTCAACTAAGGAAATAAAAATGACTCAAGAAGCAAAGGATGCACTACATCTCATTTATATGATTCTGGCGATTTCTCCTATCGTCTGCATTATTTTTTTATGTGCTTGCGCAAGTGGAATTTCAGCTGACAAGCGTGCCACCTTTTATAACTTTTCTTACCACCTCGATCCGCGCCGAGGACTCGCATCTCAATGGCCATTACGCTTTTGGTTAACCACGATCTTCGTGTATTTCCTAGCAGCAGGTTACGTATGTTGGGCTCCCTATACGCTATCCTTTACACCGGCAGGATTCGATACATTTATCGATATCAGCAAGTTTCCCCTCGCGTTGCTGTCGTTGACGATTCCCGTCGGCGTTTTTATCAGCAGATTGCACAGTACTCAGCAAGCAGCGGCGCAGATAGAGGCAACAGACATGAAAAATCGGCTGGACGCGTTCCACGCACAGCGAAAGGGTATAGTTGAATACATAGCGTCGCTTGGGACGATTAAATTAGCACATAAGGTGTCGCTGCAGATACAAATAAACCAAGCGTTCCATTCAGTAGTTTTTTGCAATTCGACCCACGAAACAGGTGCCCTTGAGGCAGATGAGCAGGTGTTGAAGTATGTCGTGAGGCAGGTGAATTTAATAATTGATAAATTATCTCTATTGATGCCGGATTTCAACGCATTGAAAGGTCGTGTCTCTAAGTCTCCTGAATCAAATCAAAGTGGGATCTACTTTGAGGTATCTAAATTGCTAAATGAACTTTGTGTAAAATTGAATATTTTGGATTATGTAGTAGCTCCGCAGATTAAAAAGACTCCATTTACGGCGATACTGCCAGGAGGCGAGCAAGAACGACATGTCCGACTTGCAGGTAACTATTACGAGTTGATCGCCATTCTGAACTACTGTATTACGATAAGCTATTTTGCAATGGTTTCTGAAAGTCGAAGCAATGCTGCTATAAATACTCGACTGCGGATAGAAGGTCTAAAGAAAGAGCTAAATACTTTGGGGCATGATACAACGCTTAAACTTGATCAGTTTAAGGCTCTTTCAGCCGCCGAGGTGATTTATCCCTCGCCGCTGACCTTATCGGTAAGTGAGTCTGCGTAGGTTTTTTGTTCTTCAGAGCCAAGTGTGCTGCAGACATACAACGATGTCCGAGAAAATTTCTATGCATTCCATTTGGCTACCGAAAACGGTTGCTTCCGGTAGATATCATTCGCTGGAAACGATTGCACGGCTACTGGAGCGAAAGTGACTGACAGCGGGCTTGTAGTGAAGGCGATATCTCTGAATGCCAGTCGTTAAAAGCGTTCGGCAGCAGGAGTCATATGGGTTAATAGGGTCACGCACTACACCTCCACCGAATCCCTACTGGCCAATGCCTGCGAATCCATGGCTTCGGCCAGTGTGATGCTCAGTGATTTCGCCGGGCTGCTTGATACGCCTTATCGCCATACGGTGTTGGGCATTGCGCAGGTGGTGATGCTGGGGGAGTTGGCGGTTAATCAAGCGCTGGATAATCTGGAGTTGCCGGGTTAGCGCCGGCATTGGTTTTTGGGGGCGCTTTGCGCCCCATCGGGGATGAATCCCCTCGCCACAGGTTTAGGGACGTCAGAGCGTAAGTAGATTTCCCTGTAGGAGCTGCCGAAGGCTCGGGCCGCGATCGGAGGATCTTTTGATTTTGACTTTTAGAAGCAAGATCAAAAGATCGCAGCCTTCGGCAGCTCCTACAGGGGGTGGTTTAGTAGCGTTTCCAGGCGGGCCAGGGGCGGGGCGTCTTGGTTGCGGTCGAAGACTTGGATGCCGACTTTTAGTAATCGGCCGTTTTCGGCTGTTGCGATGGCTTGTTCGCAGCGCAGTAGCAGCCTGCCCTGATCACAGTCTTGTGCCTTCATCCCCATCGGCAATCGACCTTCCAGTTGCAGTTCAGCCATCCGACTCTGCGCCGCAATCATCGCCACCGACCGATCCCGCAAAATCCCGCTGCTCTGCGTCATCAACCCCGCCACACGCACAGCCGCCGACATCGCCACGGCAATGATCGCCAGCGCCACCAGCACTTCAATCAGGGTGAATCCGCTTTCTCGGGAATGCGTCGGCATAACAGGCCCAAAGCCAAAACACAGCCCTCGACGCTAACCCGCGTCCTTGACGGCTTGACGACGAAAACTCCCGAGGATTTTCAACATCCCTGACATATCTTCTTGCAACACTGCGCGTCGAATCGAATCAAGCCAAGGGAATGTCGAGATGGAGATCGCGCAGTTCAAACAGCCCAAACGACCGAGCCGGATGCCCCGTGGGCAGCAGGGTTTTACCCTGATCGAGATCATGGTGGTGGTGGTGATTCTCGGGATTCTTGCCGCGATGGTGGTGCCCAAGGTGCTCGACCGGCCGGATCAGGCGCGGGCCACGGCGGCGAAGCAGGACATTGGCGGTTTGATGCAGGCGCTGAAGCTGTATCGCCTCGATCACGGCACTTATCCGAGCATGACCCAGGGTCTGAAAGTGTTGGTGGAGCGCCCGGCGGATGCGAAGAACAGCAACTGGCGTTCGTACCTGGAACGCCTGCCGAATGATCCGTGGGGGCGGCCTTATCAGTACCTCAACCCTGGCGCCAACGGCGAGATCGATATCTTTTCCCTCGGTGCCGACGGTCAGCCTGACGGCGACGGCGTGAATGCCGACATCGGTTCCTGGCAGTTGTAAGGCCGGTGATGAACAACCAATCGAACCAGCAGGGCATGGCGATTATCAGTGCGCTGTTGATCGCCGCTGTGGTCGCGGTGATTGCGGCGGGGATGTTGACCCGGCAGAGCGTTTCGACCCGGGCGCTGGAGGCGGATCAGCAGCGGGTTCAGGGGCGCTGGTTGTTACAGGGTGGGCTGGAGATCAGCCGGCAATTGCTCTGGGATGCGCGGCAGCGTGATCCGTTGACCCGGCTCGATCAGCCGTGGGCGCAGCGCTTGAATGCGCAAGGTTTCGAGGGCCGGCTGGAAGACGAGCAGGGCAAGTTCAACCTGCGCAATCTGGTGGCCAACGAGCGCATCGACGAGGCGCAGGTGCAGGCGTTTCAGCGGCTGTGCGAGTTGATCGGCATCAGCGGTGGTTTGAGTCAGCGCATCAGTCAGCGGGTGATCGGCTCTTATCCGTACTTGTTGAACCCGCAGATTGCCGAAAACACCGCCAGCAAAAACAGCTTCGACAGCGGCCGCGCCACTTCGCCGAATGCGTCGCGCAAACCACAGACTCCAAAGTTGCCGATGCTGCGCAGTGTCGATGATCTGCGCAGCGTTGAAGGCGTCAACGATGCGGTCATTGGCAAACTGGCGCCGTACCTGACGGTGATTCCGGCCACCACTTGGCTCAACGGCAACACCGCCACGGCGCCAGTGTTGGCCGCGTATGTGCCGGGGCTATCGCTGGAGCGGGCGCAGGCCTTGATCAATGAGCGCGATGCCGGGCGCTGGTTCATCAATCGCGGCGATTTCGTTAACCGTTTGCGCATGCCGAACCTGGAGCTGACCAGCGTCAAGGTCGGCATCACCAGTGACTGGTTTCGCCTGCGCGGGGAGGCGCGGCGCGAGCAGCGTCGGGTCAGCCTCGACGCGTTGTTGCACCGCAGCGAGGATCGCTTGCCGCAAGTGATCTGGTCGCGGGTGGGCGTATGAGTCAGTTGCGCATAGGACTGCCGCCGCTGGAGCAACTGGACGCGGACAGTGTTTTGCATTGTGTGTGGATGGATCGTCAGGGCCAGGTCAGCCGTGAACAGCCGCTCAGCCTGAAGCAGTTAGCGCAACAGCCGAAGCAGCCGCCGTTGAGCGGTTTTCTGCATCCGTCGGACAGTCTGCTGGCGAGCATTGAGCTGCCACCGTTACCGGCGAACAAGACCGCAGCGGCGGTGCAATGCGCGGCGCAGGCCTTGATGCTCGGCGACAGCAACGACATGCACATCGCCCACAGTCCACGGGATGCGGCGGGGCGGGTGCAGATCGCCTGGGCGCCGCGGCAACCGTTGCTGCAACTGGGGCAGATGCTCAAGCAGGCCGGGCTGAACCTGCGCGGTCTGTACCCGGCGGCGTACAGCTTGCCGGTGCTGCCGGGCACGGTGGCGTGTCGGCAGGACGGTCATTTGTTGCTGCGCGAAAGCGTGCAGGCGGCGCAGGTGCAGCCGCTGTTCGACGAGGACATCGGCGATGGCCTGCTGACGTGCGGCACGCCGTTGCACTGGATCGGCGCGGCACCGCCACCGGGCACCGAACTGCCGATGGCCGAGGCGCAGCGCTGGACCGGGCCGTTGCCAAGTTGGGGCCTGCAGGGCGCGGTGCAACAGCAGGGCACTGAGCATCGCGGCTGGGGCCGGGCGCTGGGGCTTTGCGCATTGGCGGTGGCGGTGTGGGTGATCGGCTTGAACCTGTATGCCGCCCGCGAGGCCAGTCAGGGCCAGCAACTCAAGGCGCAGATGAGTCAGCGGGTGAAGCAGGCCTTTCCCGAGTTGCCGGTGATCCTCAATCCGTTGCAACAGGCCCGTCAGCAACTGGCGGCGCGACAGAAGGGCGCGGCGCAGGACCCGACGCAGGCGTTCAGTCGCCTGGTGTTGCAGGCCGGCAGCGGCATGCCGTTCATGGCCGGCACTGTCGAGCGCCTGACGTTTGTCGACGGCACGTTGCAATTGACGCTGCTGGCCGACGCCCGGCGCAGCGGCAATGACCAGGACTGGCAAGGCACGCTGGCCCAGGCCGGGATCAGTGCGACGGCCAATGATGACGGTTGGCTGCTGCAGCCGAGCGATGAAATCACCCCCGCCAGCGACAGCGCTGACGACAGCGGAGCAGAAGATGAATAAGGCGACGCTGCTGGTGTATCGCGCGCGTTGGCAGCGTTTCAGCGCGCAGCTTCAAGTGCGCTGGCAAGCGTTGGCGCTGCGCGAAAAACGCATGCTCGGCGGCATGGCAGTGGTGTTGCTGTCGCTGTTGGTCTGG
Coding sequences within it:
- the gspI gene encoding type II secretion system minor pseudopilin GspI; its protein translation is MPTHSRESGFTLIEVLVALAIIAVAMSAAVRVAGLMTQSSGILRDRSVAMIAAQSRMAELQLEGRLPMGMKAQDCDQGRLLLRCEQAIATAENGRLLKVGIQVFDRNQDAPPLARLETLLNHPL
- the gspK gene encoding type II secretion system minor pseudopilin GspK, with the protein product MNNQSNQQGMAIISALLIAAVVAVIAAGMLTRQSVSTRALEADQQRVQGRWLLQGGLEISRQLLWDARQRDPLTRLDQPWAQRLNAQGFEGRLEDEQGKFNLRNLVANERIDEAQVQAFQRLCELIGISGGLSQRISQRVIGSYPYLLNPQIAENTASKNSFDSGRATSPNASRKPQTPKLPMLRSVDDLRSVEGVNDAVIGKLAPYLTVIPATTWLNGNTATAPVLAAYVPGLSLERAQALINERDAGRWFINRGDFVNRLRMPNLELTSVKVGITSDWFRLRGEARREQRRVSLDALLHRSEDRLPQVIWSRVGV
- the gspL gene encoding type II secretion system protein GspL; this encodes MSQLRIGLPPLEQLDADSVLHCVWMDRQGQVSREQPLSLKQLAQQPKQPPLSGFLHPSDSLLASIELPPLPANKTAAAVQCAAQALMLGDSNDMHIAHSPRDAAGRVQIAWAPRQPLLQLGQMLKQAGLNLRGLYPAAYSLPVLPGTVACRQDGHLLLRESVQAAQVQPLFDEDIGDGLLTCGTPLHWIGAAPPPGTELPMAEAQRWTGPLPSWGLQGAVQQQGTEHRGWGRALGLCALAVAVWVIGLNLYAAREASQGQQLKAQMSQRVKQAFPELPVILNPLQQARQQLAARQKGAAQDPTQAFSRLVLQAGSGMPFMAGTVERLTFVDGTLQLTLLADARRSGNDQDWQGTLAQAGISATANDDGWLLQPSDEITPASDSADDSGAEDE
- a CDS encoding DUF2971 domain-containing protein; this encodes MGRVKTRTSDLRSTLPEFFYKYSPIESISPILESSSIKVADPTGFNDPFDCNFPLLDLNKINVLKMLKLEFGKSLGLSNNSQFNQEMNRLRPRLNEMTEEVIRLTSEMAREWDVLLSRFRVLSLTTKPDNILMWSHYANYHKGAVLKFKSKAPAFKSALKVKYGGGEKLMSMFLTAATTDLARSISQGRPESEVDKLAAQMSTKNLELLFRYLLIKRDEWAYEQEYRVILSVDSPEVTQKPECNLDTVSFAAEDLSEIIFGVNTPAKEMQNVENLVQLRFPDVRITRAQKRGLDLFFTDGAQA
- the gspG gene encoding type II secretion system major pseudopilin GspG; its protein translation is MEIAQFKQPKRPSRMPRGQQGFTLIEIMVVVVILGILAAMVVPKVLDRPDQARATAAKQDIGGLMQALKLYRLDHGTYPSMTQGLKVLVERPADAKNSNWRSYLERLPNDPWGRPYQYLNPGANGEIDIFSLGADGQPDGDGVNADIGSWQL